A window of Lepus europaeus isolate LE1 chromosome 11, mLepTim1.pri, whole genome shotgun sequence contains these coding sequences:
- the LOC133770567 gene encoding LOW QUALITY PROTEIN: mitoguardin 2-like (The sequence of the model RefSeq protein was modified relative to this genomic sequence to represent the inferred CDS: deleted 1 base in 1 codon), with the protein MEFRRTEGMSMIQALAMTVAEIPVFLYTTFGQSAFSQLRLTPGLRKVLFATALGTVALALAAHQLKRRRRRKKQVGPELRGEQLGTVPLPVLMARKMPSGKRGGSGRRVQSPGSKSNDTLSGISSIEPSRRSGSSHSLASVAAVNSSSPTCLGPWDTRGVEESVSTSDGHAESLYMQGMELFEEALQKWEQALSVGQRGDGGSTPTPGDGLRDPETASAAPSEPESQHREFAEKLESLLHRAYHLQEEFGSTFPSDCVLLDLERTLMLPLAESSLRLRADDEDSLTSEESFFSATEVTRVGALGAGPVQPRPSAGRGSVT; encoded by the exons ATGGAGTTCCGGCGGACAGAGGGCATGTCCATGATCCAGGCCCTGGCCATGACGGTGGCCGAGATCCCTGTGTTTCTGTACACGACGTTTGGGCAGTCCGCCTTCTCCCAGCTGCGGCTGACGCCGGGCCTGCGGAAGGTCCTCTTCGCCACAGCCCTGGGGACCGTGGCC TTGGCCCTGGCCGCCCACCAGCTgaagaggcggcggcggcggaagAAGCAAGTGGGCCCCGAGCTGAGAGGCGAGCAGCTGGGCACGGTGCCCCTGCCCGTCCTCATGGCCAGGAAGATGCCCTCAGGGAAGAGAGGCGGCTCCGGCCGGAGGGTGCAGAGCCCCGGCAGCAAGAGCAACGACACGCTCAGCGGCATCTCCTCCATCGAGCCCAGCCGGCGCTCCGGCTCCTCCCACAGCCTGGCCTCGGTGGCGGCCGTGAACTCATCCAGCCCCACGTGTCTGGGGCCATGGGACACCAGAGGGGTGGAGGAGTCCGTGAGCACGAGCGATGGCCACGCCGAGAGCCTCTACATGCAAGGCATGGAGCTGTTCGAGGAGGCCCTGCAGAAGTGGGAGCAGGCGCTGAGCGTGGGCCAGAGAGGGGACGGCGGCAGTACCCCCACGCCCGGGGACGGCCTACGGGACCCCGAGACTGCGTCGGCAGCGCCGTCGGAGCCGGAGTCGCAGCACCGGGAGTTCGCCGAGAAGCTGGAGTCGCTGCTGCACCGGGCCTACCACCTGCAGGAGGAGTTCGGCTCCACCTTCCCCTCGGACTGCGTGCTGCTGGACCTCGAGAGGACGCTCATGCTGCCCCTGGCCGAGAGCTCGCTGCGGCTCCGGGCGGACGACGAGGACAGCCTGACCTCAGAGGAGTCCTTCTTCTCTGCCACAGAGGTGACTCGCGTGGGGGCGCTAGGGGCGGGGCCTGTGCAGCCGCGGCCGAGCGCTGGGCGTGGGAGCGTGACGTGA